DNA from Aliarcobacter skirrowii CCUG 10374:
ATACGATTTTAAGATATAGGATTTTTATGTTGGCACTTTCAAGATTTTCAGGATTTTTAATATTTTTATCATTTATTTTTACACTCTACTCATACTTTTTTAATGAAAATCTTCAAATAGTAGCTGTTGTATCAATTTGGTTAGCTGCTACAATTTTGTTTTTTACATTAAAAAAGAGAAAACTTATATCAATACTTCTACTTTTATCCTTTTTATCCCTTTTATACTGCTATTTTAATGATATAAAAATAGATTTTTACAAAGCATTTAGTATAAATTTATATCTTCTAAATCTTTTAATAGCAGTTGGATTTTTAAAACTTATTGCAACTCCTAGAAGTGAAAAGGGTATTGAACTTCCAAGTGGAAAAAGCTCATTTATAAAAACATATTTAAGTATTCATCTATTTGGTTCAGTTATAAATCTATCAGCCCTACTTTTGGTTGCTGATAAAATGTACAAAAAAGGGAAATTGAGTACTTTACAAATAGTTTTACTTACTCGATCATTTGCAAGTGATGCTTACTGGTCACCTTTTTTTGTGGCATTTGCAGCTGCTATTACTTATGCTCCAAATTTACAAACGCTTACAATAATCTTTTTTGGAATATTTTTAGCAATAGCAACTTTTATAATTACGCTAATTGAAGTAAACTACAATAAAAAGTTTGATTTATCAACATTTCAAGGCTATCCTTTGTCTTTACAAACACTTTTTATTCCACTTCTATTAGCTATTTTTGTTCTATTTACTCACCATTTTTACGAAGATCTTAAAATTATTGTTTTAATCTCACTTTTCTCTTTACTTCTTACTCTTTTTATTTTACCTATAAAAAAAGGTTTTTTTGAAAGTTTTAAAATATTAAAATTTTATATTATTGATGACTTACCAAAAATGAAGAGTGAATTAACACTATTTTTAGTGGCTGGTATTTTTGGAATTTTTATAGGAACTACTCTTTTATCATTTGATTTTAAACTCCCTTTTGAAATTTTTGATTACAAAACAGCTTCAATTGTTTTACTTACTTTTATAATTTTAGGTTTTATTGGAATTCATCCAATTATATCTATATCAATTTTGGGAGATTTTTTTGTCAACGCAAATCACACTCTTCTTGCTATGACTTTTTTAATGTCATGGGCAACAACAGTATCAACCTCTCCAATATCTGGGTTAAATCTAACTTTAAGTTCAAGATACTCTTGCAATCCAAAAGAGATTTTTAAATTAAATATTGTTTATGCAATCAAGATTTATTTTGTATGTCTTATATTTTTATATCTTTTATCGCATTTTTTAAACATTTAATTTTATCTTATAATAAGATTGTAATAAAAATATATTATAATTACTTAATTTTTTTATAAGGAGTTTTTATGTCGTCACGAAATATAAAACTACTAATACCTGTTCTTGTAGCAGTTGTTATGTGGTTTATACCAGCACCAGAAGGCTTGTCACAAAATGCATGGCATTTTTTAGCAATATTTTTAGCTGTAGTTGTTGGACTTATTCTTGAACCAATTCCAGCAGCACTAATTGGTTTTGCAGGTGTGGCTTTAATAGCTGCATTAGGATTAATTGGAAATCCAACAATGAGTATAAACTGGGCTCTATCTGGTTTTAGCAATAGTGTTATTTGGTTAATATTTGCGGCTTTTATGTTTGCACTTGGTTACAAAAAAACAGGTCTTGGAAAAAGAGTATCTTTGCTAATGGTTAAATATATGGGTAAAAGCACTTTAGGTTTAGGTTATGCAGTTGCATTTTCTGATTTAGTTTTAGCTCCATTTATGCCTTCAAATACAGCAAGAAGTGCTGGAACTATCTATCCAATAGCAATTAATATTCCTCAAATTTTCAACTCACTACCAAATAATGAGCCACGAAAAATTGGATCTTATATTACTTGGGTAGCAATAGCTTCAACTTCTGTAACAAGCTCTATGTTTTTAACAGCTCTTGCTCCAAACTTACTTGCAGTTGATTTAATGGGAAGACATACACAACATACACTTACTTGGATGGAGTGGGCAACTATAATGGTTCCAATTATGATTCCACTATTTTTGCTAACGCCTTGGTTAACTTATGTTATTTATCCACCAACACAAAAGAAATCTCCTGAAGCTCCAAAATGGGCAGCTGAAGAGTTAAAAAAACTAGGAAATGTTACATTTAAAGAGTATTTAATGGCAGGACTTGCAGTTGTTGCTTTAGTTCTTTGGATTTTTGGAAAAGAGATAGGAATAAATGCTACAACAACTGCTATTTGTGTTATGACTGTTATGGTTCTTACAGGAATTATCTCTTGGGATGACTTACTAAGTGAAAAAGCTGCATTTAATGTATTTATATGGTTCGCCACTTTAGTTGCACTAGCCGATGGATTAAAAAGAGTTGGTGTTTTAGATTTTATAGGTAAAAACTCTGAATCTATGCTATCAGGACTTGATACAATGGCTTTAATAATATCTCTACTTGTTTTATTTTATGTACTTCACTACTTCTTTGCTAGTACAACTGCTCATGTTACTGCATTAGTTCCATTATTTATGGTTATTGCAACAACATTTATACCAGCAGATCAAATAATTCCATTTATGGTTTTACTTGCAGGAAGTTTAGGAGTTATGGGAATTATTACTCCTTATGGAAGTGGACCAAACCCAATTTGGTATGGTGCTGGATATATCTCTCAAGCAAAATGGTGGGGATTAGGAGCAATATTTGGTGGTTTATATCTAATATTTATAATTTTAGGTGTATTTATATTTATGTAATATATTATGAGGATGGGCTAATATCCCATCTTCAATTTAAAAAATTGTTTGTAAAATCAAAGCTATTGCCATAAAAAATAAAAAAGCTTTTATAAATTTAAAGTAACTATCTGAAGCTATCTTTTTTCTTAAATTAAAACCTATCATCAAACAGATTCCAACAATTAAAAGATTATATAAAGATATTTCTAATATCTCTTGAGTAAATGAACCATGAGCTATGAAAATAGCTATTTGAATAATTTTTCCAAACATAAAACAGAGATTTGTAGATTGAATTATCTCTTTTTTAGTATGTCTTGATTCTAAAGAATAGATAATTAATACTAATGCCATAACATTTGTTAAACCACCAATAACTCCAGCACTTAAACCAAAAATAAAAGTTGCTAAATTTGGTTTACTTCTTACCCAAGGCATTTCAAAAGATATTTTTTGGCTAAAAAGATAAAAAAGAATTGAAATTGCTAAAAGAAATTTAAATACTTCAGAATTACTATAAATCAAAATTTGTGTCCCTATTGCACTTCCAATCATTGCAATAATAGCCAAAAGATAAAACCTTTTTATGGTTTGTAAAAAATTTCCTTCAATAATTAATACACTTAAATTTAATACTAAAGTAGGAATCGCAACATATATAACAGCTGTTTTCATATCTGTCACCATTGCAAGAAGAGGAGTTGCTATCATAGGAAAGCCAAAACCAATAGTAGCTTGAACTAATGCCGATAAAAAAATAACAATAGAAGCAAAAATTAAAAATTCTGTAGTAAATTCCATAATAAATCCTAAAAAAAGGATTTATTATATATTAAAGATATTTAATTCTTGAAGTTTTTATCTAAGATTTCTAAAAACTCTTTTGGATTTTTATATCCAACAATCTTTGCACTTTTTACCTCTTGTTTATTCTCATCCCAAAATATTAACGCAGGTGGTCCAACAACTCCAAATCTTTTTTGAATTGCCTTATCATCATCACTATTTTGTGTAACATCAACTTTTAAAAGTGTAAAATTTTGAAGTCTTTTAATAACCTCATCATTTTTAAAAGTAATCTCATCTAACTCTTTGCATGAGACACACCAAGTTGCCCAAAAATCAAGCATTATAGGGTTTGAAGATTTTAAAATTGCATCTTCAAGCTCTTTTATATTTTTTATTTTTATAAATTTAAGCTCATCTTCTTTTACAAAAGATTTATTACTTGTAAACTTTTCAAGTGGTTTTAAAACATTTGTAGCACCACTAATAGCACCTACAAGTAAAATCACTCCAATAATTGTTATAACTAATCTTATTAACTCAAAGATTAAATGCGTATATATTTTTAAATAAATACCAGTTCCTAAAAATAAAAGTGCCCATAAATATATAGTTATACTTGGATTAATAACTCTTTCAAGTAGCCAAATAGCAACTGCTAACATCACTATTCCAAATATTTTTGTAACACCTTGCATCCAACCACCTGGCTTTGGCATAAATTTACCAGCTCCAGCTCCTATTAAAAGAAGGGGAACTCCCATTCCTAAACTCATTACAAAAAGTGCCAATCCACCAAGAAGTGCATCTCCTGTTTGTCCTATATAAACTAATGCTCCTGCAAGTGGAGGAGCAACACAAGGACCAACAATAAGTGCTGATAAAAATCCCATAATAGCAATTCCTAACATTCCTTGCTTCTCTTTACCATCAGTTGTTTTATTTATCTTTGTTTGTAAAGATGCTGGAAGTCTTATTTCAAAATATCCAAACATTGAAAAAGCAAGAGCTATAAATATAAGTGCAAAAACTACCAAGACATAAGGATTTTGTAAACTAGCTTGTAAGTTTGCACCAAAAATTCCTGCAATAACTCCTGCTAATGAATATGCAAAACTCATAGCTAAAACATAAACAAAAGACATTAAAAAGCCTTTTTTGGCACTCATACTCTCATTTTGAGAAGCTTTAACAATAATAGAAGACAAAATTGGAATCATAGGAAAAACACAAGGGGTAAATGCTAATAAAAGACCAAATCCAAAAAATGTTGCAAGAACAAGAATTGTGCTAGAATCTTTTAAAACAGTTGCTATTGAGTCTGTTTCACTTAAATTTTCATTTTCTAAAACTTCTTTTAAAACTGGTTTTTCGTCTCTTTTATTTAAGTTATCCTCTAAAGTTTGAACAACTACATTATTTAAATCAATAATAGTTTTTTCACTCATAGGAGCATAACAAAGCCCTGCTTTTGAGCAACCTTGAAATTTAAACTCAATTTCATACTTATTTGAATCTAGTTTTGATTTTAATAAACTATATGAAATATTTATATTTAAATCATCAAAATGAACAATAAAATCATCATAAACAACTGGTTTTGGAAGTTCTAACTCTTTTAAAAGTTCAACTTTTTTTGGTTTTGTAATATTTATTTGGAGTTTATCATCATATAAATATATATCTTTTCCTAACTCTAATTTTATAACTAAGTTATCTTCATTTTGTACAAAATTTACTTTAAAAGCCTCTTCTGGTTCTAAAACTCTATTTTCAAAATCTAGTGAAAAAGAGTAGACAAAAAGTGCTAAAAAGAGAAATATTTTTTTCATTTTCTATCCTACTTAAAATCTATTTTTGAACTCTCTAAAAGCTCTTGAGGTGTTTTTATTCCAACATACTCTTTAATTGGTTTACCATCTTTAAAGTATATTAAAGTTGGTAATTTTTTTACTCCATATCTTTTTGCTAAAACTAGTTCATCTTCAATATTAACCTTAAAAATCTCTACATTATCAGGTTTTATAATTTCGAAATCTTCTAAATTTACTGCTAATATTTTACAAGGTGGACACCAAGAGGCATAAAAATCAATAATTGCATTTTTACCCTTAATTTTTTCATCAAAATTATCAATATTTAACTTTTCATATGCATTTAAAGAGATTAAAGAAAGTAGTGCAAAAATAAAAATTTTAATCATTTATAATCCTTTTTTAAAAATAGTTTATATTATATTAAATAATAGTAAACAATTTGCTTTAAGAATTATAACTTTTAATTATGCACCAATACTATCTTTTTTTAATTTTTTTCTTTTTTGATTATCTGTAGTAGTTGGATTTACGCTATTTTGAATATAATCTATAATTTTCTGAGCTACATTAATATTTGTTGACTTCTCAATTCCTTCAAGTCCAGGACTTGAGTTTACCTCCATAACCAAAGGTCCTCTTTTTGAAATTATCATATCAACACCACAAACTCCAAGTCCCATAGCTCTAGCAGCTGCAAGTGCTGTAGTTTTTTCTTTTCTATTTAATTTATAAATAGAGGCATTTCCACCTTGATGAAGATTTGATCTAAAGTCACCTTCAGCTCCTTGCCTTCTCATTGCAGCAACGACCTCTCCACCAACTATAAATACTCTAATATCACTTCCATTTGCCTCTTCAATATACTCTTGAACAAGCAAATTTACATCCATTCCATAAAAAGCATCAAGAACAGATTTTGCAGCTTTTTTACTATCTACTAAAACAACTCCAACCCCTTGTGTCCCTTCTAAAATTTTTAAAACCAAAGGTGTTCCACCGCTTAAAGCTATTACATCTTTTGCATTTGATTTATTTGATGCAAAAACTGTTCTTGGTAAATCAACACCATTTTTTGATAGAACTTGAAGACTTCTTAACTTATCTCTACTTCTTGTAAGTGCTAAATTTCCAGTTGTTGAAAATACATCTTGCATCTCAAAGTGTCTTACTATTGCTGCACCAAAAAATGTTCTACTTGCTCCAATTCTTGGAATTATTGCATCTGGAACTTTTAAAACCTCTCCTTCATAATTTACAACAAGCTCATTTTTCATAATCTCAATTGTACATTTTAAATAATCAATAACTCTTGCTTCCCAACCTTTATTCAAAACCTCTTCATACAATCTTTTTGTCGAATAAAGATTCTCATTTCTTGACAAGATATAAATTAACATTATAGTTTCCTATTTTAATATATTTTTTTTTGAAACATCAACTAAAAAACGATTTTGCAAAAACTTTCTACCTATTAGCATAGGGTATTTCATATCTGCTCTTGAAGTTAGTGATACTACTGTTTGATAGATTTTTCCAGCAAATTCAACTTTAACTTTTATAGAGGCTCTAGTTTGAACAACTCCATTTGAACTTTTAACACTTTTTATTTTGAAAAGTGGCATTTTTACTCTTTTATTATGATAAGAGGGATGAATTTTATCTAGTAGTCTAAAGTGTACAAAATTAGAATCATCTACAAAGATATCATCGCAGTGAAGTGAGTTTGAGTAAGCTCCTGTATCAATTTTTGCATCTAAATCAAAAAGTTCTAAATCCAAAATAGATATAGGCTCTACTCTTCCTATTATTTGCAGCTGTGACATAATCACCCTTTTTTAAAATAAAGCAAATTATATCACAATAAAAAACTTAGCTCTACTTTTTTAACTCTTTTGCTTTTTGTAAAGCTAAAATAACCTCATCAATATTATCGTATGGAATATGAGATTTCCATTGAACATCTTCACCTGTTAAAGAGATTCCAATACTTACTATATCAGCAGTATTTGCTCCATAAGGCTCACTTACATTTGAAACTGTTATTTTTCCTTTTTTTGTTCCTGCTAAATCAAATTCAGCTATTTTTGTAGTTGTTGACATTTTATCTCCTTAATTTTTTTAAATTCTACATAAAGTTTCTTTTGTATATATTTAAATTAGTTAAAAATTGGCTCAGGTCTTGCCAAATAGAATCCTTGGAACTCATCTACCTCTAAATTAATTAAAATATCAAAAATCTCTTCACTATGAACAAACTCAGCAACTGTTTTTATATTTAAAGTTTTACAAAATGCTATTATTGATTTTACAATCTCATAAGAGTTTTGATCTACATTTATGTTTTTTA
Protein-coding regions in this window:
- a CDS encoding tellurium resistance protein TerC, with translation MLALSRFSGFLIFLSFIFTLYSYFFNENLQIVAVVSIWLAATILFFTLKKRKLISILLLLSFLSLLYCYFNDIKIDFYKAFSINLYLLNLLIAVGFLKLIATPRSEKGIELPSGKSSFIKTYLSIHLFGSVINLSALLLVADKMYKKGKLSTLQIVLLTRSFASDAYWSPFFVAFAAAITYAPNLQTLTIIFFGIFLAIATFIITLIEVNYNKKFDLSTFQGYPLSLQTLFIPLLLAIFVLFTHHFYEDLKIIVLISLFSLLLTLFILPIKKGFFESFKILKFYIIDDLPKMKSELTLFLVAGIFGIFIGTTLLSFDFKLPFEIFDYKTASIVLLTFIILGFIGIHPIISISILGDFFVNANHTLLAMTFLMSWATTVSTSPISGLNLTLSSRYSCNPKEIFKLNIVYAIKIYFVCLIFLYLLSHFLNI
- a CDS encoding anion permease, whose amino-acid sequence is MSSRNIKLLIPVLVAVVMWFIPAPEGLSQNAWHFLAIFLAVVVGLILEPIPAALIGFAGVALIAALGLIGNPTMSINWALSGFSNSVIWLIFAAFMFALGYKKTGLGKRVSLLMVKYMGKSTLGLGYAVAFSDLVLAPFMPSNTARSAGTIYPIAINIPQIFNSLPNNEPRKIGSYITWVAIASTSVTSSMFLTALAPNLLAVDLMGRHTQHTLTWMEWATIMVPIMIPLFLLTPWLTYVIYPPTQKKSPEAPKWAAEELKKLGNVTFKEYLMAGLAVVALVLWIFGKEIGINATTTAICVMTVMVLTGIISWDDLLSEKAAFNVFIWFATLVALADGLKRVGVLDFIGKNSESMLSGLDTMALIISLLVLFYVLHYFFASTTAHVTALVPLFMVIATTFIPADQIIPFMVLLAGSLGVMGIITPYGSGPNPIWYGAGYISQAKWWGLGAIFGGLYLIFIILGVFIFM
- a CDS encoding sulfite exporter TauE/SafE family protein, with protein sequence MEFTTEFLIFASIVIFLSALVQATIGFGFPMIATPLLAMVTDMKTAVIYVAIPTLVLNLSVLIIEGNFLQTIKRFYLLAIIAMIGSAIGTQILIYSNSEVFKFLLAISILFYLFSQKISFEMPWVRSKPNLATFIFGLSAGVIGGLTNVMALVLIIYSLESRHTKKEIIQSTNLCFMFGKIIQIAIFIAHGSFTQEILEISLYNLLIVGICLMIGFNLRKKIASDSYFKFIKAFLFFMAIALILQTIF
- the dsbD gene encoding protein-disulfide reductase DsbD, with translation MKKIFLFLALFVYSFSLDFENRVLEPEEAFKVNFVQNEDNLVIKLELGKDIYLYDDKLQINITKPKKVELLKELELPKPVVYDDFIVHFDDLNINISYSLLKSKLDSNKYEIEFKFQGCSKAGLCYAPMSEKTIIDLNNVVVQTLEDNLNKRDEKPVLKEVLENENLSETDSIATVLKDSSTILVLATFFGFGLLLAFTPCVFPMIPILSSIIVKASQNESMSAKKGFLMSFVYVLAMSFAYSLAGVIAGIFGANLQASLQNPYVLVVFALIFIALAFSMFGYFEIRLPASLQTKINKTTDGKEKQGMLGIAIMGFLSALIVGPCVAPPLAGALVYIGQTGDALLGGLALFVMSLGMGVPLLLIGAGAGKFMPKPGGWMQGVTKIFGIVMLAVAIWLLERVINPSITIYLWALLFLGTGIYLKIYTHLIFELIRLVITIIGVILLVGAISGATNVLKPLEKFTSNKSFVKEDELKFIKIKNIKELEDAILKSSNPIMLDFWATWCVSCKELDEITFKNDEVIKRLQNFTLLKVDVTQNSDDDKAIQKRFGVVGPPALIFWDENKQEVKSAKIVGYKNPKEFLEILDKNFKN
- a CDS encoding thioredoxin family protein; this encodes MIKIFIFALLSLISLNAYEKLNIDNFDEKIKGKNAIIDFYASWCPPCKILAVNLEDFEIIKPDNVEIFKVNIEDELVLAKRYGVKKLPTLIYFKDGKPIKEYVGIKTPQELLESSKIDFK
- the rimK gene encoding 30S ribosomal protein S6--L-glutamate ligase, whose protein sequence is MLIYILSRNENLYSTKRLYEEVLNKGWEARVIDYLKCTIEIMKNELVVNYEGEVLKVPDAIIPRIGASRTFFGAAIVRHFEMQDVFSTTGNLALTRSRDKLRSLQVLSKNGVDLPRTVFASNKSNAKDVIALSGGTPLVLKILEGTQGVGVVLVDSKKAAKSVLDAFYGMDVNLLVQEYIEEANGSDIRVFIVGGEVVAAMRRQGAEGDFRSNLHQGGNASIYKLNRKEKTTALAAARAMGLGVCGVDMIISKRGPLVMEVNSSPGLEGIEKSTNINVAQKIIDYIQNSVNPTTTDNQKRKKLKKDSIGA
- a CDS encoding ATP-dependent zinc protease produces the protein MSQLQIIGRVEPISILDLELFDLDAKIDTGAYSNSLHCDDIFVDDSNFVHFRLLDKIHPSYHNKRVKMPLFKIKSVKSSNGVVQTRASIKVKVEFAGKIYQTVVSLTSRADMKYPMLIGRKFLQNRFLVDVSKKNILK